Proteins found in one Neurospora crassa OR74A linkage group II, whole genome shotgun sequence genomic segment:
- the ve-1 gene encoding VeA-like protein yields MGAQVIAAASNGLCHDDEPIASVKSRITRSGRKLWYSLRVVQEPLRARACGSGPKSSADRRPVDPPPVVELRIFEGESFEMAQERDVTFQYNANFFLYATLEHARVMAQGRLQTPSANTPPVLTGMPVSGMAYLDRPKLAGYFLFPDLSVRHEGRYKLTFNLYEETKEDKDKDPEEPNAPPDGSPGSFDFRMDIKSHDFVVYSAKKFPGLTESTPLSRTVAEQGCRVRIRRDVRMRRRDGKGNSGGNDYENGEEEYRRARRTATPDTAKQEAYRQRSMSGSTERTPYSSISDPQRRPSMADYPPQYAAQTPTSGGHLGFLGGNTHHQYPAQPPPQSFAQPHSVPPSPVYPTSQRAPYQHQPSSYPPPPPPHQPIFQSEHHTSRTYAPINPASRHDSIHQSTKQYTLPPLSEAVSPTQPHHQHPSIAPHRLPVTALPPLQVDRFSSASHNQHPMVSPSNMAAPPYPRAYSVSNSGGLTSAGGYNQLPPPPPPPPQVAGSKRAHDQTFRADPEMRRYQDGARERESVDDKEPPLCTFKYRRADGSVECKQADIGGY; encoded by the exons ATGGGTGCTCAGGTTATCGCCGCTGCCTCCAACGGCCTCTGTCATGACGATGAGCCCATAGCCTCGGTCAAAAGTCGCATAACAAGAAGCGGCCGAAAGCTATGGTATTCTCTGAGGGTTGTCCAAGAACCCCTGCGCGCGAGAGCGTGCGGTTCGGGTCCTAAAT CATCCGCCGACCGTCGCCCCGTGGACCCGCCTCCGGTCGTGGAGCTGCGCATCTTTGAGGGTGAATCTTTTGAGATGGCCCAGGAGAGGGATGTCACTTTTCAGTACAACGCCAACTTTTTCCTCTATGCCACGCTCGAGCACGCTCGTGTCATGGCCCAGGGTCGTCTGCAGACTCCTTCGGCCAACACACCGCCTGTGCTGACTGGCATGCCTGTCTCCGGCATGGCTTATCTTGACCGACCCAAGTTGGCCGGCTACTTCTTGTTCCCCGATCTGTCGGTTCGCCACGAGGGTCGCTATAAACTGACATTCAACCTGTACGAAGAGACCaaggaggacaaggacaaaGATCCCGAAGAACCCAATGCCCCCCCGGACGGCTCGCCAGGATCCTTCGACTTCCGAATGGACATCAAGTCGCATGATTTTGTTGTCTACAGCGCCAAAAAGTTTCCAGGATTGACCGAGAGCACGCCCCTCAGCCGTACCGTCGCCGAACAGGGATGTCGCGTTCGTATCAGGCGTGATGTGAGGATGAGACGCCGCGATGGAAAAGGCAACAGTGGTGGTAACGACTATGAGAatggcgaggaggaataCCGGAGGGCCAGGAGAACCGCCACACCTGATACTGCAAAGCAGGAAGCTTACCGGCAAAGATCGATGAGCGGAAGCACCGAGAGGACGCCCTACTCTTCTATCAGCGATCCTCAACGCCGGCCTTCGATGGCTGACTACCCACCTCAATACGCTGCTCAGACACCGACATCCGGAGGCCATCTGGGTTTCTTGGGCGGGAACACGCATCATCAGTATCCcgctcaaccaccaccacaaagCTTCGCCCAACCGCACTCGGTTCCCCCTTCACCCGTCTACCCCACGAGCCAACGGGCGCCTTATCAACACCAGCCGTCTTCCTAccctccgccaccaccgccccatCAGCCGATATTCCAGTCCGAGCATCACACATCACGGACCTATGCGCCCATCAATCCTGCCTCTCGTCACGATAGCATCCACCAAAGTACAAAGCAATACACACTCCCGCCCCTCAGTGAGGCCGTCTCGCCTACTCAGCCGCATCACCAGCACCCTTCCATCGCTCCTCACAGGTTACCTGTAACTGCTCTACCTCCTCTGCAAGTCGACCGCTTTTCCTCAGCCAGCCACAACCAGCATCCAATGGTCAGCCCCAGCAACATGGCTGCTCCGCCTTACCCTCGTGCCTATTCCGTCAGCAACAGCGGCGGTCTCACAAGTGCTGGCGGCTACAACCAGCTTCCGccgccacctcctccgcctccgcagGTTGCTGGCTCGAAACGCGCACACGATCAGACGTTCAGGGCTGATCCTGAAATGAGGCGGTACCAGGACGGGGCGCGCGAGCGGGAGTCTGTGGACGACAAGGAGCCGCCGCTTTGCACGTTCAAGTATAGACGTGCTGACGGCAGCGTCGAGTGTAAGCAGGCAGATATTGGCGGGTATTGA
- the preg gene encoding regulatory protein, which translates to MLTRSPASAAATSPTTTVTVTVTAAATSPRPSRGAAPHGHFHYAPTPSLREAASRIPALSSRRQSATAPATSSTSLPISIQSRHGPAPVASHTSSPVASDPGLGFPPSSRPQRWAGVDVVAQYSPMEPMDYTTGALLSSQAASSSNNQAVARGSIESRPSHIPNTVGPMASHEEQASALASTSEATAAPIPHGPTVAVAVPPTPGVYSAAPQPHPLSHTPQTGTPVKRRNSQGDVTHNQVEAASAGQSGPHSPKRARLAPKIVSRRYEHCPVEDLVVLIAHMLGELIELNDEAAQKVGQRHNLTRFHSRTTPGISVLDYLHRLAKHAYLSPPILLSMVYYIDRLCALYSDFTINTLTVHRFLITAATVAAKGLSDSFLTNTLYARVGGVRVAELNMLELEFLHRVDWKIVPDPDVLVAYYGGLVARCPGYILECPEPEEADDEDEDEELDESDAIGDDDDDIDGEGGEREEETSSSQRDRHAT; encoded by the exons ATGCTGACTCGGTCTCCCGCTTCCGCAGCCGCAACCTCCCCCACAACAAccgtgaccgtgaccgtGACTGCAGCCGCAACCTCTCCAAGACCGAGTCGCGGCGCCGCTCCCCATGGTCACTTCCACTATGCCCCTACCCCTTCACTTCGAGAAGCAGCATCCCGGATCCCGGCCCTCTCCTCTCGCCGGCAATCCGCAACCGCCCCCGCCACTTCGTCCACCTCTCTTCCCATTTCAATCCAGTCACGACACGGCCCAGCACCGGTAGCCTCCCACACCTCCTCCCCTGTAGCCTCCGACCCCGGCCTCGGCTTCCCTCCCTCGTCCCGGCCTCAGCGCTGGGCAGGCGTCGATGTAGTGGCCCAGTACTCGCCCATGGAGCCGATGGATTACACGACCGGCGCCCTGCTCTCTAGTCAAGCCGCTTCTTCCTCGAATAACCAAGCCGTCGCCCGAGGCTCAATCGAGTCCCGGCCTTCACATATACCTAACACCGTCGGGCCCATGGCTTCCCACGAGGAGCAGGCCTCGGCCTTGGCCTCCACATCAGAAGCTACCGCTGCTCCCATTCCGCATGGCCCGACAGTGGCCGTAGCGGTGCCTCCGACTCCTGGGGTCTACTCAGCGGCGCCCCAACCGCATCCGTTGTCACATACTCCTCAGACAGGTACCCCCGTGAAGAGGAGAAACTCGCAAGGCGACGTCACCCACAACCAAGTTGAAGCGGCGAGCGCCGGGCAAAGCGGTCCGCACTCCCCTAAGCGCGCGAGATTAGCGCCCAAAATTGTGTCCCGGCGATATGAGCACTGTCCAGTCGAAGACCTGGTTGTGCTTATTGCGCACATGCTGGGCGAGCTTATTGAACTTAACGACGAAGCGGCTCAGAAAGTGGGGCAGCGTCATAACCTTACGAGGTTTCACTCCCG AACGACACCTGGAATATCGGTTTTGGATTATCTCCACCGACTCGCAAAACATGCCTATCTGTCACCACCAATACTTCTCTCCATGGTTTATTATATCGACCGCCTTTGCGCACTATACTCGGACTTCACCATTAACACACTTACCGTTCATCGATTTCTCATAACAGCCGCTACCGTTGCCGCCAAGGGGCTCTCAGACTCCTTCTTGACCAACACACTATATGCGAGAGTGGGAGGTGTCAGAGTTGCGGAACTTAACATGCTCGAGTTGGAATTCCTCCACCGCGTCGACTGGAAGATCGTGCCCGACCCTGACGTCCTTGTGGCATATTATGGTGGACTTGTGGCCAGATGTCCAGGATACATACTGGAATGCccagaaccagaagaagcagacgacgaggatgaagatgaagagctAGACGAAAGCGATGCAAtaggcgacgacgacgacgatatagacggtgaaggaggagaaagagaagaggagacgAGTTCAAGCCAAAGGGATAGACATGCCACGTAA
- a CDS encoding histone H2A.Z-specific chaperone chz-1, with translation MSTENGTTDTTLAGTAEANTPFESKGKGKAAAESEDHPMGEAEDDEDDEDEDETEEPEAEEDNLEEIDPSNVISGPRTRQKEIDYAKAAQDLPAEEDDEEDDEEFVPEDEEMEE, from the exons ATGTCCACCGAGAACGGTACCACTGACACCACCCTCGCGGGCACCGCCGAGGCCAACACCCCCTTTGAaagcaagggcaagggcaaggccgCCGCTGAGTCCGAGGACCACCCCATGGGTGAGGcagaggacgacgaggatgatgaagatgaggatgagacTGAG GAGCCCGAAGCTG AGGAAGACAACCTCGAGGAGATCGACCCCAGCAATGTGATCAGTGGTCCCCGCACTCGCCAGAAGGAGATCGACTATGCCAAGGCCGCTCAGGACTTGCctgccgaggaggacgatgaggaggacgacgaggagtttgtgcccgaggatgaggaaatggaggagTAG
- a CDS encoding SNARE complex subunit translates to MMASRFAHSSLHQRDPRSDLFKGYSGSSAAERRSANASPARYGGGGGYGYGGGYGGGGSYNGSSSTLGMERGGFRPATPNSRGQYSDAVLNELESQNDEQVEGIMGKVKILKDMTIAIGDEIRDSSALAEKMNESFDQTRLRLRGTMNRMLIMAQKTNVGWRVWLAFFAAVVFLFFYVRYL, encoded by the exons ATGATGGCTTCCAG ATTTGCACATTCCTCTCTACACCAGCGCGACCCGCGCAGCGACCTTTTCAAGGGCTACTCTGGCTCCAGCGCAGCCGAGCGCCGCTCGGCCAACGCCAGCCCAGCAAGGtatggcggtggcggcggatACGGGTACGGGGGCGGCTATGGTGGCGGTGGGAGTTATAACGGCAGCTCGTCAACACTGGGGATGGAACGGGGCGGGTTTAGGCCTGCTACTCCAAATTCAAGGGGCCAGTACAGCGACGCAGTCCTCAACGAACTCGAGAGCCAGAATGATGAGCAGGTGGAAGGGATAATGGGTAAAGTCAAGATTTTGAAGGAT ATGACTATAGCCATCGGCGATGAAATTCGAgactcctccgccctcgccgaGAAGATGAACGAATCCTTCGACCAAACCCGCCTCCGACTCCGTGGTACCATGAACCGAATGCTCATCATGGCACAGAAGACCAATGTCGGGTGGAGGGTGTGGCTTGCCTTTTTCGCTGCCGTGGTGTTCCTCTTTTTTTACGTGAGGTATCTCTAG
- a CDS encoding 6-phosphofructo-2-kinase, translating to MDTQTVPSSQATDTRKWSTPTPPDTPASMTPQSESLSSSPDFVHLPDRPASTGTLPSKGYYPVQPHQHHHHPSSSYLLWALLQTQAASHLPNASTSAPSCTPASENPADLPSHEDFGRTSSPPESLRKLAIKGQLMASAATTPSSPTISVQASTNRQQQDNQQQKAHEKEHHDTLLPAPAVAFSHALRSLNDLDGGIGGFGFTGQHNPIAYNSPYSQSIPSTAPGSPRIPPMRQNSGCVTPRIRPHATTLNIPGMTRSRVSPDGRIPERDVAAKLVVIMVGLPARGKSYITKKIQRYLSWQQHNTKIFNVGNRRRIAAGVIHKGDQPAPTSADGHDDHDPHDAPKRAATILLKGKDAPKITLEEDEPTTLDLNEHRDDSAPKDPIDQSAKFFDPKNEIAAKLREQVAIDTLDELLNYLLHQGGSVGILDATNSNVHRRKLLVEHIQQREPKLGILFIESICHDQNLLEANMRLKLAGPDYKDKDPHQSLADFRERVKAYESAYEPLGKWEEENDLQYIQMIDVGRKVIHHRLRGFLTAGIASYLTTFNLAPRQIWITRHGQSQDNQLHKLGGDSGLTERGHYYAQALYNFITFKRKEWLIEQKNKIASSTFPPAPGDHTPPYPELYQELDDKNFCVWTSMLKRSIESAEYFDADDDYDVKQWEMLNELNAGTFEGMTYEEIAQQYPEEYQKRSKDKLHYIYPGVGGEGYLQVISRLRDMVREIERITDHVLIVGHRSVCRVLMAYFMDLTRESIADLDVPLGMLYAIEPKPYGIEFHAYKYDEAQGWFKEMPNYRPQKTTDRNN from the exons ATGGACACTCAAACCGTGCCTTCTTCACAAGCCACGGACACTCGCAAGTGGTCCACGCCGACGCCGCCAGATACCCCGGCGTCGATGACACCGCAATCCGAGTCCTTATCGTCCTCCCCAGACTTCGTACATCTTCCCGACAGACCAGCTTCCACCGGCACTCTTCCAAGCAAAGGTTACTATCCGGTCCAacctcaccaacaccaccaccacccttcttCTAGCTATCTACTCTGGGCTCTCTTGCAGACCCAGGCTGCTTCTCATCTCCCCAACGCTTCCACCTCCGCACCCTCTTGCACACCAGCATCCGAAAATCCGGCTGACCTTCCCTCTCACGAAGACTTTGGCAGGACCTCGTCTCCCCCGGAGTCACTGCGAAAACTGGCCATCAAGGGTCAACTCATGGCTTCCGCCGCAACCACTCCCTCGTCGCCGACGATCTCTGTCCAGGCTTCTACGAATCGACAACAGCAGGACAACCAACAGCAAAAAGCCCATGAAAAAGAACATCATGACACTCTTTTACCAGCGCCCGCCGTTGCCTTTTCGCATGCGCTGAGATCGCTCAACGACTTGGACGGTGGTATCGGTGGTTTTGGTTTCACTGGTCAGCATAACCCGATAGCTTACAACTCCCCTTACAGCCAGAGCATCCCCTCGACAGCTCCTGGATCGCCGCGAAT CCCGCCCATGCGCCAGAATTCGGGTTGCGTAACACCCAGGATACGACCGCATGCCACGACGCTTAACATTCCGGGTATGACCCGATCGAGGGTTTCTCCCGATGGCAGAATTCCCGAACGAGATGTTGCCGCCAAGTTGGTAGTCATCATGGTCGGCCTGCCAGCAAGAGGAAAATCCTACATTACCAAGAAAATTCAACGCTACCTCTCATGGCAGCAACATAACACAAAGATCTTCAATGTGGGGAACCGCCGACGTATCGCCGCTGGCGTCATCCACAAGGGTGATCAGCCTGCTCCGACTTCGGCGGATGGCCACGATGACCACGATCCCCACGACGCACCCAAAAGAGCAGCCACCATCCTCCTAAAAGGCAAGGATGCCCCGAAGATTACgctggaagaggatgaaCCGACAACCCTGGACTTGAACGAGCACCGAGATGATTCAGCCCCCAAGGATCCAATCGATCAGTCCGCAAAGTTCTTCGACCCGAAGAACGAGATTGCAGCGAAGCTCCGTGAGCAGGTTGCGATTGACACCCTCGATGAGCTTCTGAACTACCTCCTGCACCAGGGCGGTTCCGTGGGTATTCTTGATGCCACCAACAGCAATGTCCATCGGAGAAAGCTTCTTGTCGAACATATTCAACAAAGGGAGCCCAAACTGggcatcctcttcatcgAGAGCATATGTCACGATCAAAAT CTCTTGGAGGCGAATATGCGCCTGAAGCTTGCCGGTCCTGATTACAAGGATAAGGATCCCCACCAGTCACTTGCGGACTTTCGAGAGCGTGTCAAAGCATACGAGAGTGCTTACGAGCCGCTCGGCAagtgggaggaagagaaTGATTTGCAGTACATTCAG ATGATCGATGTGGGCCGGAAAGTTATCCACCATAGACTCCGAGGTTTCTTGACGGCCGGCATCGCTTCATATCTGACCACATTCAACCTCGCACCCAGGCAAATATGGATTACTCGACATGGCCAGAGCCAGGACAACCAACTGCACAAGTTGGGCGGCGATTCGGGTCTGACTGAACGTGGTCACTACTACGCCCAGGCTCTCTACAACTTCATCACGTTCAAGCGTAAGGAATGGCTTATCGAGCAAAAGAACAAGATCGCGTCGTCGACCTTCCCGCCAGCACCCGGCGACCACACGCCTCCGTACCCCGAACTGTATCAGGAGTTGGACGACAAGAACTTCTGTGTCTGGACTTCGATGCTCAAACGCAGCATCGAGTCTGCCGAGTATTTTGATGCCGACGATGACTACGACGTCAAGCAATGGGAAATGCTAAACGAACTCAATGCCGGCACATTTGAGGGTATGACCTACGAGGAAATTGCGCAGCAGTATCCCGAGGAGTACCAGAAGCGGTCCAAGGATAAGCTTCATTATATCTATCCTGGTGTTGGCGGTGAAGGTTACCTACAAGTCATAAGTAGGTTGCGTGATATGGTACGCGAAATCGAACGTATAACCGACCAcgtcctcatcgtcggcCACCGATCTGTTTGCCGTGTCCTGATGGCATATTTTATGGACTTGACGAGGGAATCCATCGCCGATCTGGATGTCCCGTTGGGCATGCTCTACGCTATCGAGCCGAAGCCGTACGGAATCGAATTTCATGCCTACAAGTACGATGAGGCACAGGGATGGTTCAAAGAGATGCCAAACTATAGGCCTCAAAAGACTACTGACAGGAACAACTGA
- a CDS encoding 6-phosphofructo-2-kinase, variant gives MDTQTVPSSQATDTRKWSTPTPPDTPASMTPQSESLSSSPDFVHLPDRPASTGTLPSKDFGRTSSPPESLRKLAIKGQLMASAATTPSSPTISVQASTNRQQQDNQQQKAHEKEHHDTLLPAPAVAFSHALRSLNDLDGGIGGFGFTGQHNPIAYNSPYSQSIPSTAPGSPRIPPMRQNSGCVTPRIRPHATTLNIPGMTRSRVSPDGRIPERDVAAKLVVIMVGLPARGKSYITKKIQRYLSWQQHNTKIFNVGNRRRIAAGVIHKGDQPAPTSADGHDDHDPHDAPKRAATILLKGKDAPKITLEEDEPTTLDLNEHRDDSAPKDPIDQSAKFFDPKNEIAAKLREQVAIDTLDELLNYLLHQGGSVGILDATNSNVHRRKLLVEHIQQREPKLGILFIESICHDQNLLEANMRLKLAGPDYKDKDPHQSLADFRERVKAYESAYEPLGKWEEENDLQYIQMIDVGRKVIHHRLRGFLTAGIASYLTTFNLAPRQIWITRHGQSQDNQLHKLGGDSGLTERGHYYAQALYNFITFKRKEWLIEQKNKIASSTFPPAPGDHTPPYPELYQELDDKNFCVWTSMLKRSIESAEYFDADDDYDVKQWEMLNELNAGTFEGMTYEEIAQQYPEEYQKRSKDKLHYIYPGVGGEGYLQVISRLRDMVREIERITDHVLIVGHRSVCRVLMAYFMDLTRESIADLDVPLGMLYAIEPKPYGIEFHAYKYDEAQGWFKEMPNYRPQKTTDRNN, from the exons ATGGACACTCAAACCGTGCCTTCTTCACAAGCCACGGACACTCGCAAGTGGTCCACGCCGACGCCGCCAGATACCCCGGCGTCGATGACACCGCAATCCGAGTCCTTATCGTCCTCCCCAGACTTCGTACATCTTCCCGACAGACCAGCTTCCACCGGCACTCTTCCAAGCAAAG ACTTTGGCAGGACCTCGTCTCCCCCGGAGTCACTGCGAAAACTGGCCATCAAGGGTCAACTCATGGCTTCCGCCGCAACCACTCCCTCGTCGCCGACGATCTCTGTCCAGGCTTCTACGAATCGACAACAGCAGGACAACCAACAGCAAAAAGCCCATGAAAAAGAACATCATGACACTCTTTTACCAGCGCCCGCCGTTGCCTTTTCGCATGCGCTGAGATCGCTCAACGACTTGGACGGTGGTATCGGTGGTTTTGGTTTCACTGGTCAGCATAACCCGATAGCTTACAACTCCCCTTACAGCCAGAGCATCCCCTCGACAGCTCCTGGATCGCCGCGAAT CCCGCCCATGCGCCAGAATTCGGGTTGCGTAACACCCAGGATACGACCGCATGCCACGACGCTTAACATTCCGGGTATGACCCGATCGAGGGTTTCTCCCGATGGCAGAATTCCCGAACGAGATGTTGCCGCCAAGTTGGTAGTCATCATGGTCGGCCTGCCAGCAAGAGGAAAATCCTACATTACCAAGAAAATTCAACGCTACCTCTCATGGCAGCAACATAACACAAAGATCTTCAATGTGGGGAACCGCCGACGTATCGCCGCTGGCGTCATCCACAAGGGTGATCAGCCTGCTCCGACTTCGGCGGATGGCCACGATGACCACGATCCCCACGACGCACCCAAAAGAGCAGCCACCATCCTCCTAAAAGGCAAGGATGCCCCGAAGATTACgctggaagaggatgaaCCGACAACCCTGGACTTGAACGAGCACCGAGATGATTCAGCCCCCAAGGATCCAATCGATCAGTCCGCAAAGTTCTTCGACCCGAAGAACGAGATTGCAGCGAAGCTCCGTGAGCAGGTTGCGATTGACACCCTCGATGAGCTTCTGAACTACCTCCTGCACCAGGGCGGTTCCGTGGGTATTCTTGATGCCACCAACAGCAATGTCCATCGGAGAAAGCTTCTTGTCGAACATATTCAACAAAGGGAGCCCAAACTGggcatcctcttcatcgAGAGCATATGTCACGATCAAAAT CTCTTGGAGGCGAATATGCGCCTGAAGCTTGCCGGTCCTGATTACAAGGATAAGGATCCCCACCAGTCACTTGCGGACTTTCGAGAGCGTGTCAAAGCATACGAGAGTGCTTACGAGCCGCTCGGCAagtgggaggaagagaaTGATTTGCAGTACATTCAG ATGATCGATGTGGGCCGGAAAGTTATCCACCATAGACTCCGAGGTTTCTTGACGGCCGGCATCGCTTCATATCTGACCACATTCAACCTCGCACCCAGGCAAATATGGATTACTCGACATGGCCAGAGCCAGGACAACCAACTGCACAAGTTGGGCGGCGATTCGGGTCTGACTGAACGTGGTCACTACTACGCCCAGGCTCTCTACAACTTCATCACGTTCAAGCGTAAGGAATGGCTTATCGAGCAAAAGAACAAGATCGCGTCGTCGACCTTCCCGCCAGCACCCGGCGACCACACGCCTCCGTACCCCGAACTGTATCAGGAGTTGGACGACAAGAACTTCTGTGTCTGGACTTCGATGCTCAAACGCAGCATCGAGTCTGCCGAGTATTTTGATGCCGACGATGACTACGACGTCAAGCAATGGGAAATGCTAAACGAACTCAATGCCGGCACATTTGAGGGTATGACCTACGAGGAAATTGCGCAGCAGTATCCCGAGGAGTACCAGAAGCGGTCCAAGGATAAGCTTCATTATATCTATCCTGGTGTTGGCGGTGAAGGTTACCTACAAGTCATAAGTAGGTTGCGTGATATGGTACGCGAAATCGAACGTATAACCGACCAcgtcctcatcgtcggcCACCGATCTGTTTGCCGTGTCCTGATGGCATATTTTATGGACTTGACGAGGGAATCCATCGCCGATCTGGATGTCCCGTTGGGCATGCTCTACGCTATCGAGCCGAAGCCGTACGGAATCGAATTTCATGCCTACAAGTACGATGAGGCACAGGGATGGTTCAAAGAGATGCCAAACTATAGGCCTCAAAAGACTACTGACAGGAACAACTGA